The following proteins are encoded in a genomic region of Comamonas resistens:
- the dnaQ gene encoding DNA polymerase III subunit epsilon, with translation MSRQIVLDTETTGLSAIDGDRLIELGCVELVNRKLTGNNLHLYFNAGRDSHPDALRVHGITTEFLKDKPRFEEKIDEIWEYLQGAELIIHNAPFDLGFLNNELKLAKRPPLKQCVGNVIDTLVMAKEMYPGKRNSLDSLCDRLGVDNSNRTLHGALLDAELLADVYINLTRGQDALLMSEEPSDSPATGAIAVPSLDLKSIKLPVLRANEQELEAHQDVLKQMDKSSGGKVAWRGFEPEAAA, from the coding sequence ATGTCGCGCCAAATTGTTCTGGATACGGAAACGACCGGCTTGTCGGCCATTGATGGCGATCGTCTGATCGAGCTGGGCTGTGTGGAGCTGGTCAATCGCAAGCTCACCGGCAACAATCTGCACCTGTACTTCAACGCGGGTCGAGACAGCCATCCTGACGCTCTGCGCGTGCACGGTATCACCACGGAGTTCCTGAAGGACAAGCCGCGCTTTGAGGAGAAGATCGACGAGATCTGGGAGTACCTGCAGGGCGCTGAGCTGATCATCCACAATGCGCCGTTTGACCTGGGGTTTCTGAACAACGAGCTCAAGCTGGCCAAACGCCCGCCGCTCAAGCAATGCGTGGGCAATGTCATCGACACCTTGGTCATGGCCAAGGAGATGTACCCAGGCAAGCGCAACTCGCTGGACTCGCTGTGTGATCGTCTGGGCGTGGACAATTCCAACCGCACGCTGCACGGCGCTTTGCTGGATGCGGAGTTGCTGGCGGATGTCTATATCAACCTCACGCGCGGCCAGGACGCGCTGTTGATGAGCGAGGAACCCAGCGACTCACCAGCCACTGGTGCGATTGCTGTTCCGTCGCTGGATCTGAAGTCCATCAAGCTGCCGGTCTTGCGTGCCAACGAGCAGGAATTGGAGGCGCATCAGGATGTGCTCAAACAGATGGACAAGTCCAGCGGAGGCAAGGTGGCATGGCGCGGCTTTGAACCTGAAGCTGCGGCCTGA
- the hscB gene encoding Fe-S protein assembly co-chaperone HscB, whose translation MNLQSDDFELFGLPRQFAQDRSQIDARWKELQREAHPDRFAAQGAAAQRVAMQWSVRINEAYQRLKDPLKRAAYLCELLGAPVRAEDNTAMPTVFLMQQMEWRETLEDASSESQLDALDDEVLQARKQMLAECGRLLDEMHDAAAAVQQVRALMFVARFAQDVERRRDQLGQ comes from the coding sequence ATGAATCTGCAATCTGACGACTTTGAATTGTTTGGTCTGCCGCGCCAGTTCGCGCAGGATCGTAGCCAGATCGACGCGCGCTGGAAGGAACTCCAGCGCGAGGCCCATCCCGACCGTTTTGCCGCACAGGGCGCGGCCGCGCAGCGCGTGGCCATGCAGTGGTCTGTGCGCATCAACGAGGCTTATCAACGGCTCAAGGACCCGCTCAAGCGCGCAGCCTATCTGTGCGAGCTGCTTGGAGCCCCTGTTCGTGCCGAAGACAATACGGCCATGCCGACGGTATTTCTGATGCAGCAGATGGAGTGGCGAGAGACGCTGGAAGATGCATCATCCGAGTCGCAGCTGGATGCACTCGATGATGAGGTGCTGCAGGCCAGAAAGCAGATGCTGGCCGAGTGCGGGCGCCTGCTGGACGAGATGCATGACGCCGCAGCGGCAGTGCAGCAGGTGAGAGCCCTCATGTTTGTTGCGCGATTTGCGCAGGATGTGGAGCGTCGCCGCGATCAACTGGGACAATGA
- a CDS encoding amino acid aminotransferase, translated as MSLFTAVEMAPRDPILGLNEQFAADANPNKVNLGVGVYFDDNGKLPLLECVQAAEKAMMEKPTARGYLPIDGIAAYDNGVKALVFGAESDVVKSGRVATVQAIGGTGGLKIGADFLKKLNPNAKVLISNPSWENHKAIFTNAGFEVGTYAYYDAATRSIDFAGMLADLNAAAAGTVVVLHACCHNPTGYDITAAQWDEVIAVVKAKGLIPFLDMAYQGFGHGIAEDGAVIGKFVAAGLDIFVSTSFSKSFSLYGERVGALSVVASDKEEAARVLSQLKIVIRTNYSNPPTHGGAVVAAVLNNPELHALWEKELGEMRVRIKAMRQKLVDGLKAAGVQQDMSFITTQIGMFSYSGLSKDQMVRLRSEFGVYGTDTGRMCVAALNSKNIDYVCKAIAAVI; from the coding sequence ATGTCTCTGTTTACCGCCGTCGAAATGGCCCCCCGCGACCCCATCCTGGGTCTGAACGAGCAATTTGCTGCTGACGCAAACCCCAACAAAGTGAATCTGGGCGTGGGCGTGTACTTCGACGACAACGGCAAGCTGCCCCTGCTGGAGTGCGTGCAGGCCGCCGAGAAGGCCATGATGGAAAAGCCCACCGCCCGTGGCTATCTGCCCATCGACGGTATCGCCGCCTATGACAACGGCGTCAAGGCCCTGGTGTTCGGTGCCGAGTCCGACGTGGTCAAGTCCGGCCGCGTGGCCACCGTGCAAGCCATCGGCGGCACCGGCGGCCTGAAGATCGGCGCCGACTTCCTCAAGAAGCTCAACCCCAACGCCAAGGTCCTGATCTCCAACCCCAGCTGGGAAAACCACAAGGCCATCTTCACCAACGCAGGTTTTGAAGTCGGCACCTACGCTTACTACGACGCAGCCACCCGCTCCATCGACTTCGCCGGCATGCTGGCCGACCTGAATGCGGCCGCTGCCGGCACCGTGGTCGTGCTGCACGCCTGCTGCCACAACCCCACCGGCTACGACATCACTGCCGCCCAGTGGGATGAAGTGATTGCCGTCGTCAAGGCCAAGGGCCTGATCCCCTTCCTGGACATGGCCTACCAGGGCTTTGGCCACGGCATCGCCGAAGACGGCGCCGTGATCGGCAAGTTCGTGGCCGCCGGCCTGGACATCTTTGTCTCGACTTCCTTCTCCAAGAGCTTCAGCCTGTACGGCGAGCGCGTGGGCGCCCTGTCCGTGGTGGCCTCCGACAAGGAAGAAGCCGCTCGCGTGCTGTCGCAGCTGAAGATCGTCATCCGCACCAACTACTCCAACCCTCCCACCCATGGCGGTGCCGTGGTGGCAGCCGTGCTGAACAACCCCGAGCTGCACGCTCTGTGGGAAAAGGAGCTGGGCGAGATGCGCGTGCGCATCAAGGCCATGCGCCAGAAGCTGGTTGACGGCCTGAAGGCTGCCGGCGTGCAGCAAGACATGTCCTTTATCACCACCCAGATCGGCATGTTCTCGTACTCCGGCCTGTCCAAGGACCAGATGGTGCGCCTGCGCTCCGAGTTCGGCGTGTACGGTACCGACACCGGCCGCATGTGCGTGGCTGCGCTGAACAGCAAGAACATCGACTATGTCTGCAAGGCCATCGCCGCCGTGATCTAA
- a CDS encoding IscS subfamily cysteine desulfurase — MDMTPHFPIYLDYGATTPVDPRVADAMIPWLREHFGNAASRSHAWGWEAEEAVEKARKQVADLIGADPREIVWTSGATESDNLAIKGAAHFYQGKGKHLITVKTEHKAVLDTMRELERQGFEVSYLDVQENGLLDIEVFKAAIRPDTILASVMAVNNEIGVVQDLNAIGAICREKGIIFHVDAAQASGKMDLDMQTMPIDLMSLASHKTYGPKGIGALYVRRKPRVRLEAQMHGGGHERGMRSGTLATHQIVGMGEAFRIAKEEMAKDLAHARALRQRLLDGLKDLEQVFVNGDMENGVPHYLNMSFNFVEGESLIMGIKGLAVSSGSACTSASLEPSYVLRALGRSDELAHSSLRMTFGRFTTEEEIDYAIKSIRENVLKLRELSPLWEMYKDGIDLSTIQWAAH; from the coding sequence ATGGACATGACCCCGCACTTTCCCATTTATCTCGACTACGGTGCAACCACTCCTGTGGATCCCCGCGTGGCGGACGCCATGATCCCCTGGCTGCGTGAACATTTTGGCAATGCCGCATCGCGCAGCCATGCCTGGGGCTGGGAAGCCGAAGAAGCTGTCGAGAAGGCCCGCAAGCAGGTGGCCGATCTGATTGGCGCCGACCCACGCGAAATCGTCTGGACCAGCGGCGCGACCGAGTCCGACAACCTGGCCATCAAGGGTGCAGCGCATTTCTACCAGGGCAAGGGCAAGCACCTGATCACCGTGAAGACCGAGCACAAGGCTGTGCTGGACACCATGCGTGAACTGGAGCGCCAGGGCTTTGAAGTCAGCTATCTGGACGTGCAGGAAAACGGTCTGCTGGACATCGAGGTGTTCAAGGCGGCGATCCGCCCCGACACCATCCTGGCCAGCGTGATGGCCGTGAACAATGAAATCGGTGTAGTCCAGGATCTGAACGCTATCGGTGCGATCTGCCGTGAGAAGGGCATCATCTTCCACGTCGACGCCGCCCAGGCTTCGGGCAAGATGGATCTGGACATGCAGACCATGCCCATCGACCTGATGAGTCTGGCTTCGCACAAGACCTATGGCCCTAAGGGCATCGGTGCGCTGTACGTGCGCCGCAAGCCGCGCGTGCGCCTGGAAGCCCAGATGCATGGCGGTGGTCATGAGCGCGGCATGCGCTCGGGCACATTGGCCACGCACCAGATCGTGGGTATGGGTGAGGCCTTCCGCATCGCCAAGGAAGAAATGGCCAAGGATCTGGCGCACGCCCGTGCACTGCGCCAGCGTCTGCTCGACGGTCTGAAGGATCTGGAGCAGGTGTTCGTGAACGGCGATATGGAGAACGGCGTTCCCCATTACCTGAACATGAGCTTCAACTTCGTCGAAGGCGAGTCGCTGATCATGGGCATCAAGGGTCTGGCTGTGTCCTCGGGTTCCGCCTGCACATCCGCCAGCCTGGAGCCCAGTTATGTGCTGCGCGCCCTGGGCCGCAGCGATGAGCTGGCACACAGCTCGCTGCGCATGACCTTTGGTCGCTTTACCACCGAAGAAGAAATTGATTACGCGATCAAGTCGATCCGCGAAAACGTGCTGAAGTTGCGCGAGCTGAGCCCTTTGTGGGAAATGTACAAAGACGGCATTGACCTCAGCACTATTCAATGGGCTGCACACTAA
- the hscA gene encoding Fe-S protein assembly chaperone HscA yields MALLQISEPGQSPDPHQRRIAVGIDLGTTHSLVAAVRNGVAECLPDDQGRVLLPSVVRYMEMGRRQIGFDAKDAQAQDAANTISSAKRFMGRSLSDIESPEKLPYRFKTDGDSSVISIETVDGAKTPMEISAEILATLRFRAEDTFDDELYGAVITVPAYFDDAQRQATKDAAKLAGINLLRLINEPTAAAIAYGLDNAAEGVYAVYDLGGGTFDISVLRLAQGVFEVIATGGDSALGGDDYDDALAAWVAEKTGTQLQSAADKTTWRLAARECKQALTNAETVAFTAELSSGSVVFDVKREEFTALTAHLTNKSLSAVRRALKDAGLSKGDVQGVVMVGGSTRMPQVLEAVADFFGREPLTNLNPDEVVALGASIQANQLAGNNTAGDLLLLDVIPLSLGVETMGGLSERIITRNETIPTARAQDFTTYKDGQTALAIHVVQGERDLVADCRSLARFELRGIPPMAAGAARIRVTFTVDADGLLSVSAKEQTSGVEAHINVKPSYGLSDDQVAAMLKDGFATAKEDMQARALVEARVDADRMILATNSALQADGDVLSAAEREHIDALMAALSVSAKSDDAAAIEAATQALAKGTEAFAAERMNRSIQQALAGKNLNSI; encoded by the coding sequence ATGGCGCTTTTGCAGATTTCCGAGCCCGGCCAATCCCCCGATCCCCATCAGCGGCGCATAGCCGTAGGTATCGACCTTGGTACGACGCACTCTCTGGTCGCTGCCGTGCGCAACGGGGTGGCTGAATGCCTGCCTGATGACCAGGGCCGCGTACTGCTGCCCTCGGTAGTGCGATACATGGAAATGGGCCGCCGTCAGATCGGCTTTGATGCCAAGGACGCGCAGGCCCAGGATGCCGCCAACACCATCAGCTCCGCCAAGCGCTTCATGGGGCGCAGCCTCAGCGATATCGAATCGCCCGAGAAGCTGCCTTATCGCTTCAAGACCGATGGCGACAGCAGCGTGATCTCCATCGAAACGGTGGACGGTGCCAAGACGCCCATGGAAATCAGCGCCGAAATTCTGGCGACCCTGCGTTTTCGCGCTGAAGACACGTTTGATGACGAGCTCTATGGCGCCGTCATCACGGTGCCCGCCTATTTCGACGATGCCCAACGCCAGGCCACAAAGGATGCCGCCAAGCTGGCAGGCATCAACTTGCTGCGCCTGATCAACGAACCTACGGCCGCTGCGATTGCCTACGGCCTGGACAATGCGGCAGAGGGCGTTTACGCGGTCTACGACCTGGGGGGGGGCACTTTCGATATCTCGGTGCTGCGCCTGGCGCAAGGTGTGTTTGAAGTCATTGCCACGGGCGGCGACTCGGCTCTGGGTGGTGACGACTATGACGATGCGCTGGCTGCATGGGTTGCCGAAAAGACCGGCACTCAGCTGCAAAGTGCTGCGGACAAGACCACCTGGCGCCTGGCTGCCCGTGAGTGCAAGCAAGCATTGACGAATGCAGAAACGGTAGCGTTTACCGCTGAACTGTCCTCGGGTTCCGTGGTGTTTGATGTCAAACGTGAGGAATTCACTGCGCTGACTGCTCACTTAACCAATAAGAGCCTGTCTGCCGTGCGCCGTGCGCTCAAGGACGCGGGTCTGAGCAAGGGAGATGTGCAAGGTGTGGTCATGGTCGGCGGCTCCACCCGCATGCCCCAGGTGCTCGAGGCCGTGGCGGACTTCTTTGGCCGTGAGCCCCTGACCAACCTCAATCCCGATGAAGTTGTGGCCCTGGGCGCCTCCATTCAAGCCAATCAGCTGGCGGGCAACAACACGGCTGGAGATCTGTTGCTGCTGGATGTGATCCCGCTGTCGCTGGGCGTGGAAACCATGGGCGGCCTGTCCGAGCGCATCATCACGCGCAACGAGACCATTCCCACGGCCCGTGCCCAGGATTTCACGACGTACAAGGACGGCCAGACAGCTCTGGCCATTCATGTCGTGCAGGGTGAGCGCGATCTGGTGGCCGACTGCCGCTCGCTCGCCCGTTTCGAGCTGCGCGGCATTCCTCCCATGGCGGCCGGTGCGGCGCGCATTCGCGTGACCTTCACGGTCGATGCCGACGGCCTGCTGTCCGTCAGCGCCAAGGAGCAGACCAGCGGCGTCGAAGCGCATATCAATGTCAAGCCTTCCTATGGCCTCTCTGACGATCAGGTGGCGGCCATGCTCAAGGACGGTTTTGCCACAGCTAAGGAGGACATGCAGGCCCGCGCCCTGGTGGAGGCTCGCGTGGACGCCGATCGCATGATTTTGGCCACGAATAGTGCCTTGCAGGCCGATGGCGATGTGCTTAGCGCCGCAGAGCGCGAACATATCGATGCGCTGATGGCCGCACTCAGCGTGTCTGCCAAGAGCGATGACGCCGCTGCCATCGAAGCAGCGACCCAGGCCTTGGCCAAGGGCACGGAAGCTTTTGCCGCCGAACGCATGAACCGCAGCATCCAGCAGGCTCTGGCTGGGAAAAACCTCAATTCCATTTAA
- the fdx gene encoding ISC system 2Fe-2S type ferredoxin, giving the protein MPVIKILPHAEYCPEGKEIEASVGTSICEALLDNGINIEHACDMSCACTTCHVIVKEGFNSLNEAEEEEEDLLDKAWGLQPQSRLSCQAILARENVTVEIPKYSINHAKENH; this is encoded by the coding sequence ATGCCCGTCATCAAAATTCTTCCCCACGCCGAGTACTGCCCCGAGGGCAAGGAAATCGAAGCTTCCGTCGGTACCTCGATCTGCGAAGCCCTTTTGGACAATGGCATCAATATCGAGCATGCCTGCGATATGAGCTGCGCCTGCACGACCTGCCATGTCATCGTCAAGGAGGGCTTCAATTCTCTGAACGAGGCGGAGGAAGAGGAAGAAGATCTGCTGGACAAGGCCTGGGGCCTGCAGCCTCAGTCACGCCTTTCCTGCCAAGCCATTCTGGCGCGTGAGAATGTGACGGTGGAGATTCCCAAGTACTCCATCAATCACGCCAAAGAGAATCATTAA
- the ygiD gene encoding 4,5-DOPA-extradiol-dioxygenase: MSLGAASVLAAGGGWKAFSMNSTSSSLLPEQLLQQLKPSPRMPVMFLGHGSPMNVIEDTHWRQSWKALGQELTAKGIAPQLILCVSAHWLTESDWALTGMAQPRTIHDFGGFPQELFDQQYPAPGAPEVARQLAAELHSPLDGSALLLDQKWGFDHGTWSVLLPMFPEAKIPVMQLSMPYGLAPEKHFEMGRQLRALRDRGVLIVGSGNIVHNLRAMQRGASDNQAYDWTIQFDTEVQQRLDSGNLADLSTFLDWGPQARLAHPTHDHYLPLLYAAGAVQEGEAPRVFNTAYQYAALSMRSAIWGLST, encoded by the coding sequence TTGTCCCTGGGCGCAGCCTCCGTGCTGGCCGCCGGCGGGGGCTGGAAGGCTTTTTCCATGAACTCCACTTCTTCTTCCCTGTTGCCCGAGCAACTGTTGCAGCAACTCAAGCCTTCGCCACGCATGCCGGTGATGTTCCTGGGCCATGGCAGTCCCATGAATGTGATCGAAGACACGCACTGGCGCCAGAGCTGGAAGGCCCTGGGCCAGGAACTGACGGCCAAGGGCATTGCGCCGCAGCTGATTCTCTGCGTTTCGGCCCACTGGCTGACCGAGTCCGACTGGGCGCTGACCGGCATGGCCCAGCCGCGCACGATTCATGACTTCGGCGGCTTTCCGCAAGAGCTGTTCGATCAGCAATATCCGGCCCCCGGCGCGCCCGAGGTAGCCAGGCAGCTGGCGGCCGAGCTGCATTCGCCGCTGGACGGGTCAGCCCTGCTGCTGGACCAGAAATGGGGTTTTGACCACGGCACCTGGTCGGTGCTGCTGCCCATGTTCCCCGAGGCGAAGATTCCCGTCATGCAGCTGAGCATGCCCTATGGGCTGGCGCCCGAAAAGCATTTCGAGATGGGCCGCCAGCTGCGTGCGCTGCGCGACCGCGGCGTGCTGATCGTGGGCAGCGGCAATATCGTGCACAACCTGCGCGCCATGCAGCGCGGTGCCAGCGACAACCAGGCCTATGACTGGACGATCCAGTTCGACACCGAAGTGCAGCAGCGCCTGGACAGCGGCAATCTGGCCGATCTGAGCACCTTCCTGGACTGGGGCCCGCAGGCCCGTCTGGCCCATCCGACACATGACCACTATCTGCCCCTGCTGTATGCGGCAGGGGCCGTGCAGGAGGGCGAAGCGCCGCGCGTGTTCAACACGGCCTACCAGTATGCGGCGCTGTCCATGCGCTCGGCCATTTGGGGATTGAGCACCTGA
- the iscR gene encoding Fe-S cluster assembly transcriptional regulator IscR, with product MRLTTKGRFAVTAMIDLALRQNNGPVTLAAISQRQQISLSYLEQLFGKLRRHELVESTRGPGGGYTLARKAADITVADIIVSVDEPIDATQCGGKENCLGEAGRCMTHELWAALNQRMVEFLDSVTLQKLVDEQLAKGIQIEDKPVVRRAISTAPVVKPIRVNAPNSVFALGNAFAKS from the coding sequence ATGCGTCTTACGACCAAAGGCCGCTTTGCGGTCACCGCGATGATCGACCTGGCACTGCGCCAGAACAATGGCCCTGTGACCCTGGCTGCCATCAGCCAGCGTCAGCAGATTTCGCTGTCCTATCTGGAACAGCTGTTTGGCAAGCTGCGTCGCCACGAACTGGTGGAATCCACCCGTGGCCCCGGCGGCGGCTACACCCTGGCACGCAAGGCGGCGGATATCACCGTGGCCGACATCATCGTGTCCGTGGATGAGCCCATTGATGCCACGCAGTGCGGGGGCAAGGAAAACTGTCTGGGCGAAGCCGGTCGTTGTATGACCCATGAGCTGTGGGCAGCTCTGAACCAGCGCATGGTGGAGTTCCTGGACTCCGTCACCCTGCAAAAGCTGGTGGACGAGCAGTTGGCCAAGGGCATCCAGATCGAGGACAAGCCCGTGGTGCGCCGCGCCATTTCGACTGCTCCCGTGGTCAAGCCCATTCGTGTGAATGCACCGAACTCGGTGTTCGCACTGGGCAACGCCTTCGCCAAGTCCTGA
- the uvrB gene encoding excinuclease ABC subunit UvrB — protein sequence MQEQNMNAEPQGRFVQYPDSPFELFQPYPPAGDQPVAIEKLVEGVNDGESFQTLLGVTGSGKTFTMANVIARLGRPAIVFAPNKTLAAQLYSEFREFFPKNAVEYFVSYYDYYQPEAYVPQRDLFIEKDSAINEHIEQMRLSCTKSIMERRDVVIVATVSAIYGIGEPESYHRMIMTLRAGDTLNQRDAIAQLIRMQYQRNDQDFSRGTFRVRGDTIDVFPAEHSELAVRIELFDDEVESLQLFDPLTGRVRQNIPRFTIYPSSHYVTPRDKVLAAVETIKEELAERLKQLVGMGKLVEAQRLEQRTRFDLEMLSEVGHCKGIENYTRHLSASKPGDPPSTLTDYLPRDAIMFLDESHQMIGQLNAMYNGDRARKTTLVEYGFRLPSALDNRPLKFEEFEQRMRQVVFVSATPAEYEKTHAGQVVEQVVRPTGLVDPEIEVRPAIHQVDDVLQEIRQRVELEERVLITTLTKRMAEQLTEYLTDNGVKVRYLHSDVDTVERVEIIRDLRLGAFDVLVGINLLREGLDIPEVSLVAILDADKEGFLRAERSLIQTIGRAARNVNGKAILYADRITESMKKAIGETERRREKQMAFNEANGIVPKQIVKRVKDLIDGVYSEKSGKEAERLQEQALQQARVEEMSEKDVAKEIKRLEKLMLDHAKNLEFEQAARVRDQLSLLKQQLFGAAS from the coding sequence ATGCAAGAACAAAATATGAATGCCGAGCCGCAAGGCCGTTTCGTGCAATACCCTGACTCGCCGTTCGAGCTGTTCCAGCCCTATCCACCGGCGGGCGATCAGCCTGTGGCCATCGAAAAACTGGTTGAAGGCGTCAATGACGGCGAGTCTTTTCAAACGCTGCTGGGCGTGACCGGTTCGGGCAAGACCTTCACCATGGCCAACGTGATCGCGCGTCTGGGCAGGCCCGCCATCGTGTTTGCGCCCAACAAGACTTTGGCGGCACAGTTGTACTCCGAGTTCAGAGAGTTTTTCCCAAAAAATGCGGTCGAGTACTTCGTCAGCTACTACGACTACTACCAGCCCGAAGCCTATGTGCCCCAGCGCGACCTGTTCATCGAAAAGGACAGCGCCATCAACGAGCACATCGAGCAGATGCGCCTGTCCTGCACCAAGAGCATCATGGAGCGGCGCGATGTGGTGATCGTGGCCACGGTCTCGGCCATCTACGGTATCGGCGAGCCCGAGAGCTACCACCGCATGATTATGACGCTGCGCGCGGGCGACACGCTCAACCAGCGCGACGCGATCGCGCAGTTGATCCGCATGCAGTACCAGCGCAACGACCAGGATTTCTCGCGCGGCACCTTTCGCGTGCGCGGCGACACCATCGATGTGTTCCCCGCCGAGCATTCGGAGCTGGCCGTGCGCATCGAGCTGTTCGACGACGAGGTCGAGAGCCTGCAGCTGTTCGATCCGCTCACGGGTCGGGTGCGCCAGAACATTCCGCGCTTCACCATCTATCCCAGCAGCCACTATGTGACGCCGCGCGACAAGGTGCTGGCAGCCGTGGAAACCATCAAGGAAGAGCTGGCCGAGCGCCTCAAGCAGCTGGTGGGCATGGGCAAGCTGGTGGAGGCCCAGCGCCTGGAGCAGCGCACGCGTTTCGATCTGGAAATGCTCAGCGAAGTGGGGCACTGCAAGGGCATCGAGAACTACACGCGCCATCTCTCGGCCTCCAAGCCCGGTGATCCGCCCAGCACGCTGACCGACTATCTGCCGCGCGACGCCATCATGTTCCTCGACGAGAGCCATCAGATGATCGGCCAGCTCAACGCCATGTACAACGGCGACCGGGCGCGCAAGACCACGCTGGTGGAATATGGCTTTCGCCTGCCTTCGGCGCTGGACAACCGCCCGCTCAAGTTCGAGGAGTTCGAGCAGCGCATGCGCCAGGTGGTCTTCGTCTCGGCCACGCCCGCCGAATATGAAAAGACTCATGCCGGGCAGGTGGTGGAGCAGGTGGTGCGCCCCACCGGCCTGGTCGATCCCGAGATCGAAGTGCGGCCCGCCATCCATCAGGTGGACGACGTGCTGCAGGAGATCCGCCAGCGTGTGGAGCTGGAGGAACGCGTGCTCATCACCACGCTGACCAAGCGCATGGCCGAGCAGCTGACCGAATACCTGACCGACAACGGCGTGAAGGTGCGCTATCTGCACTCCGACGTGGATACGGTGGAGCGCGTGGAAATCATCCGCGACCTGCGTCTGGGAGCCTTCGATGTGCTGGTCGGCATCAACCTGCTGCGCGAAGGCCTGGATATTCCCGAGGTCTCGCTGGTGGCGATCCTGGATGCCGACAAGGAAGGCTTTCTGCGTGCCGAACGCAGCCTGATCCAGACCATCGGTCGCGCGGCGCGCAACGTCAATGGCAAGGCAATCCTGTACGCGGACCGAATCACCGAGTCCATGAAGAAAGCCATAGGCGAAACCGAAAGACGCCGCGAAAAACAGATGGCTTTCAACGAAGCCAATGGAATCGTGCCAAAACAGATTGTCAAGAGGGTGAAAGACCTGATTGATGGTGTCTACAGCGAGAAGAGTGGCAAAGAGGCCGAACGTCTGCAGGAACAGGCTTTGCAGCAGGCGCGTGTCGAGGAAATGTCAGAAAAGGACGTGGCCAAGGAGATCAAGCGTCTGGAGAAGCTGATGCTGGACCATGCCAAGAACCTCGAGTTCGAGCAGGCAGCGCGGGTGCGAGACCAGCTTTCGTTGCTCAAGCAACAGCTATTTGGAGCAGCCTCATAG
- the iscA gene encoding iron-sulfur cluster assembly protein IscA, which yields MAISMTEAAARHVNRYLSRRGKGVGVRLGVKTTGCSGLAYKLEYVDEIQADDVVFEDHGIKVLVDPKSLAYIDGTELDFVREGLNEGFKFHNPNERDRCGCGESFRI from the coding sequence ATGGCTATTTCAATGACCGAGGCAGCTGCCCGTCATGTGAATCGCTACCTTTCGCGTCGCGGCAAGGGCGTTGGCGTGCGTTTGGGTGTCAAGACCACAGGCTGCTCCGGTCTGGCTTACAAGCTGGAGTACGTGGACGAGATTCAGGCCGATGACGTGGTTTTCGAAGACCACGGCATCAAGGTGTTGGTCGACCCTAAGAGCCTGGCTTATATCGACGGCACCGAGCTGGACTTTGTTCGCGAAGGCCTCAATGAGGGCTTCAAGTTCCACAACCCCAATGAGCGTGATCGCTGTGGTTGTGGCGAAAGCTTCAGGATTTGA
- the iscU gene encoding Fe-S cluster assembly scaffold IscU, with product MAYSDKVVDHYENPRNVGSFDKSDDSVGTGMVGAPACGDVMKLQIKVNPATGVIEDARFKTYGCGSAIASSSLVTEWVKGKTLDEAAALKNSQIAEELALPPVKVHCSILAEDAIKAAVNDYRAKRTTAEA from the coding sequence ATGGCTTACTCCGACAAAGTTGTTGACCACTATGAAAACCCCCGCAACGTGGGCTCGTTCGACAAGAGCGATGACTCCGTAGGCACGGGTATGGTGGGTGCGCCCGCCTGTGGCGACGTGATGAAACTGCAGATCAAGGTCAACCCCGCCACCGGCGTGATCGAAGATGCACGCTTCAAGACCTATGGCTGCGGCTCAGCCATCGCTTCGTCTTCGCTGGTGACCGAATGGGTCAAGGGCAAGACGCTGGATGAAGCCGCTGCTCTGAAGAACAGCCAGATCGCTGAAGAGCTGGCACTGCCACCCGTCAAGGTTCACTGCTCCATCCTGGCCGAAGACGCCATCAAGGCAGCCGTGAACGACTACCGCGCAAAGCGCACCACAGCGGAAGCTTGA